The genomic stretch GGTATCTAAGTCTGGAATGTCGGCCTTGACTCCAAATCTTGTGATCATTTCATAGAACAACGAGAAATGCGCACGACCCGATATCCCATCGCCGTCTAAATCATCGGGGTCTTCATTGGCCATAATGACCTCTTCTGGAATTGCTTCAATCAGTCCGTCTCCAAATAGTGGGGGGATTTGCCTTGTCGCAACTATGGTAGCTTCATCGGGAATTACCTCCCCCACAGGACAGCCCTCGATTTCTTCTCCTATTCCCCTGGTCTGGAGCAAGTCTCCGCCTACGGATTTTAATTCATTGAAAGAATTGCTTATCTCTGTCCCAAAAAGGGTTTGAATAATTGAAAGGTCGTTAATATCCCCCCCAATTGCCGGGTCTCTATGGCACGCATCGCAGCTTCTCTCGTTAAAGACGGGACCCAATCCGGTTTCAGCGGTCCTGATCCTGGTAAATTCTGTTAATCCTTTATTGAATAGGTTTAGCTGTTCACTGGTGAGCCCTGTAAGTGGTTTGCCAAATTCCGCAATCTCCTCCCTGGAATTGCCATCGTTTTGACTGTCACATCCATCAATTAAAAGTCCAGCAAATAGCGTCGCTGTTAGAATCACAGCAGTTATGAAAGACCTATTCATTTAATCCTCCATGCTCGCCTTAGCCTTATATTATACATCTTAATTTAAGAAAAAATCAACAGGAATTCGTGGTGGTTGTGTGGAGAAGCGGAGAAGCTCGATATTGAAATTCTTCATCCACTTTTCTAAAAGCATCGGTATCACCCACGGACCGAGCAATACTCTTTTAGACTCAATTTAATTTTAAGAATACTATTAAATTATGGTTTGACTTCTGACACAATTGTTTCGAGGATTTTATCGCGAATCATCTCCTGGCGACTACTGACGATCGGTTCGGCATCTAGAACGAAGCAGTAAAAAGATCTGACTTACCGGCTCAGATGGTATATTGCAAGCGAATTTTCTACTTAATGTCTTTTATTCTTTAGTTGACTTTTTTGAATAAAAAATATAATTTATTTGCTCAGATACTCAAAGGAGGATAGGGCTAATGAAAAAGCTTATATCATCAATGATCGTAATTTTTATGCTTTTTGCATTATCGTTGACCCCGGGATGCAAAGAGAAGGCCGAAAAAGTTGAAAAAGAAAAGTACGAAACTACAAAGACTCAACTTGAAGAAACCAAAGCCAACACGGATATCCTGAAAAAAAGCATAGAAGAACTTCGGATGGAAGTAGAAAAATTACAAAAGGACCTCGATCAGCTTACGTTTGAGAAACAGAAATTATTAGCCGAAAAAAAGCGTTTAGAGGCTGAAGTAATAGAATTAAGGATAGGGATAAAACCGACGCCAACACAAATAGAGGAATAAC from Thermodesulfobacteriota bacterium encodes the following:
- a CDS encoding di-heme oxidoredictase family protein — encoded protein: MNRSFITAVILTATLFAGLLIDGCDSQNDGNSREEIAEFGKPLTGLTSEQLNLFNKGLTEFTRIRTAETGLGPVFNERSCDACHRDPAIGGDINDLSIIQTLFGTEISNSFNELKSVGGDLLQTRGIGEEIEGCPVGEVIPDEATIVATRQIPPLFGDGLIEAIPEEVIMANEDPDDLDGDGISGRAHFSLFYEMITRFGVKADIPDLDTFTGFALVREMGVTNPHDVFVTIFEQLPQGQPIPDGCDLVGGFEASFEELEAIGAFQRFLAPPPRGEITEAVSDGEAVFEEIGCSKCHIDSL